The Azospirillum sp. TSH100 region CAGGCCGTCGCGGTCGAACAGGCTGTAGGGAACGCCGTAGCGCTCCAGCACCGCCATGTCGTAGCCGGCGGCGTCCATCTGCTTCTGCGTGCGGAAGACCTGGAGCGTGCCCTGGGTGCGCTCGTCATAGGTGATGCCGGTCTCGGCGCGCAGGGCCTTCAGGCAGTCGCGGCTGTATTCGGCGACGCGGACCATGCGGCTCTTGTTCAGCTGGTAGCTCGCCTCGTTGGCGTTGGCCAGCAGCTTCAGGCACCAGGACCACATCGCCGGATCCAGCTTCGGCCGGATCACCAGCGGCGAATGCTTCATCATCATCCACTTGGCGGCCTTCAGCATCAGCCCCGGCGCCGCCCAGGGAGCGGAATAGCCCGGCGACACCTCGCCCGCGTTGGCGTAGCTGGTCTCCAGCGCCGGGCCGGCCTGACGGTCGATCACGGTCACCTCATGCCCGGCGCGCGCCAGATAATAGGCGGTGGTGACACCGATGACGCCGCTGCCCAGAACGATCACGCGCATGAGACTGGCTCCCCGAGGGATGAATGACTTTGCTTGGGGTAGGGTTTCGCAAGGTGCGTGCCAGAAGAAAAAATGGCGGAATTGCTAGGATAAGGGAGGCTTGGCAGGATTCGGAGTGTACACAAATCTTTACAGGCAGAAGGGATTTCGACAGTAGTGTGTTTAAGATCAATGCATTCACGCAGTGTAAAGATTTTGATACGGTGTACCGTTATGTGTACAGTTAGCGTCTAACTCCGACCTCCATCGTCATGCGCATCGAAGTCACCTTCGCCGACCGCGTCGGCATCGCCCATGAGATCCTCGCCGTGCTGGCGCTGCGCCGGCTCAACGTCGTCGGCGTCGAAGTCGACCCGCCGCTGATCCACATCGACGCCCCCGGCTTGGATCCGGCGGCGCTCCCGGCCCTGTCCGACGCGCTGCGCACCATCGTCGGCGTGCAGTCGGTGGCAGCAATCGACATGCTGCCGGGCACGCGGCGGCGGCTTCATCTGGATGCGCTGCTCGCCGCCCTGCCCGACCCGGTGCTGGCCATCGACCGCAAGGGCCGGGTGGTGGTGGCGAGCAGCGCCGCCGCCCAGGTCGCCGGACTGCCGGACTCGCGGCTCACCGGCCTCGATCTCGGCGAGTTGTTCGGCGAGTCAGGCCTGACCCGCGAGCTGACCGACGGCGGCTTCCGCATGTCGGGCCGGGAGGTGACGCTGAACGGCCAGCCCTTCCTGCTGGAGGTCACTCCCATCGTCGATGTGGAGGCGGCAGGCGCCGTCATCACCCTGTTCACCCCGTCGCGGCTCGGCGAGCGGCTCGACGCAATCCAGAATTTCGATGAGGGCGGCTTCGACCGCATCCTGGGCGAATCACCGCCGGTCCGGGCGCTGAAGGCGCGCGCCGCCCGGGTCGCCGCGATGGAGGCGCCGCTGCTGATCCTGGGCGAGACCGGCACCGGCAAGGAGCTGATCGCCCATGCCTGCCACCGTGCCAGCGCGCGCCGCGACAAGCCATTCCTGGCGCTGAACTGCGCCGCCGTGCCGGAGAATCTGGCGGAGAGCGAGCTGTTCGGCTACGCCCCCGGCTCCTTCACCGGGGCGCAGCGCGGCGGCAAGCCCGGCCTGCTGGAACTGGCCCATGGCGGCACCGTCTTCCTTGACGAGATCGGCGAGATGTCAGCCTATCTCCAGGCCAAGCTGCTGCGTTTCCTCAACGACGGCAGCTTCCGCCGGGTGGGCGGCGAGCGCGAGCAGAAGGTTGATGTCCGCGTCATCAGCGCCACCCATCGCTCGCTGGAGGCGATGGTCGCCGACCACAGCTTCCGCGAGGATCTGTTCTACCGCCTGAACGTGCTGACGTTGGATGTGCCGCCGCTGCGGGAGCGCGGGCAGGACATCCTGCTGCTGGCCCGCCACTTCATCGCCCGCGCCGCGGCGCAGGCCCGCCGGCCACCCGGCCGCCTGACCCCGGCGGCGGCGGCGGCGCTGCTCGCCAACCGCTGGCCGGGCAATGTACGACAACTGGAAAACGTGATCTTCCGCGCCGTGACGATGAGCGACGGCGGTTCGCTGGACGCCGCCGATCTGGAACTGGCCGGCGCCGGCATGCAGACGGCGGAGTTGCCGGCGGAGGACGCCGGCAGCTGGGAGGATGCGGTGGAGGGGTTCGAGCGGACGCTGCTGCGCCGGCTCTATCCGCGCTTCCCGTCCAGCCGCAAGCTGGCGGCACGGCTGGACACCTCGCACACCATGATCGCCAACAAGCTGCGGAAATACGGCATCCCAGAGCGATAACGGAGTCGGTCAGTGGCCCGACGGTTTGGCCGGGGCAGCGTGCTTGTCGGAGGCCGGCTTGGCGGCAGCCGGCTTTTCCGAAGCCTTCTCGGCCGGTTTCTCGGCAGGCTTCTCGGGGGCTGGCGGCTCCAGGCCGGGAGGAGGACCGCCAAAGGTGATCGTCACCTCGGTCACCGGGCCGGGATCGGGCTGGCTGTGGCGGAACCC contains the following coding sequences:
- a CDS encoding sigma 54-interacting transcriptional regulator; protein product: MRIEVTFADRVGIAHEILAVLALRRLNVVGVEVDPPLIHIDAPGLDPAALPALSDALRTIVGVQSVAAIDMLPGTRRRLHLDALLAALPDPVLAIDRKGRVVVASSAAAQVAGLPDSRLTGLDLGELFGESGLTRELTDGGFRMSGREVTLNGQPFLLEVTPIVDVEAAGAVITLFTPSRLGERLDAIQNFDEGGFDRILGESPPVRALKARAARVAAMEAPLLILGETGTGKELIAHACHRASARRDKPFLALNCAAVPENLAESELFGYAPGSFTGAQRGGKPGLLELAHGGTVFLDEIGEMSAYLQAKLLRFLNDGSFRRVGGEREQKVDVRVISATHRSLEAMVADHSFREDLFYRLNVLTLDVPPLRERGQDILLLARHFIARAAAQARRPPGRLTPAAAAALLANRWPGNVRQLENVIFRAVTMSDGGSLDAADLELAGAGMQTAELPAEDAGSWEDAVEGFERTLLRRLYPRFPSSRKLAARLDTSHTMIANKLRKYGIPER